GCCATCCTCGTTCAGCAACAGGGAGTAGATCACATCTCCCGGTTTTATGGATGACAGGTCGTTTGTCAGTATCCAGTTCAGGAATTCCCGCGCGTCCTCCCCCTTCACGGAGATCTCCCCCATGTGCGATACATCGAAGAGGCCGGCATGTTCCCGCACCGAAGCATGTTCCTTTATTACGCCAGCGTACTGGAGCGGCATCTGCCATCCGGCAAACTCGACCATTTTGGCCCCTGCCTGAACATGCTTTTCAAATAGCGCTGTCTTTTTCATCTTTCTCCGGTTGGTTAATTCGAGGTGATACTCTAAAAGGAAGAGTAGTCTAAGGCAAGCACGTAATGAATAATATTTTCCCTGCCTCTCTAGCTGTCCATTCAAATGGCAAACGGTTATAATGATGGCATGAAGTGAAGCGGCTCCTGCCGGTTTTTCCGCTTTGATCTCCGGTGTCTCGGTAAGAATTTATATAAATACTGAAGGAGGCAAAATTCGTGAATGCGCAAATCAACGCGATCTATCAGAAAATGAAAAATCTTGAAGAAGAGCTTGAGGGCGAATTGATTCAGGCGAGGGAGAAGCTGAATTACAGGATCGAAGGGAAAAGAATACTTTTTGAAAATAGCGTAGCCGCCTACCATCGAAGTCTTCGAAAAACGGCTTACAGGTATTTCAGGGACGCGCACCTCGGGCATTTATTTACGGCGCCCGTGATCTATTCGATGATCTTTCCGATAGCACTGATCGATCTGACAGCAACTCTCTACCAATCCATCTGTTTCCCGGTCTACGGAATAGGAAAGGTGCCGAGGTCGGAGTACATGGTTATAGACCGCCATAAACTCCTATACCTGAATATATTTGAAAAGCTCAACTGCGTTTATTGCGGGTACGCCAATGGCGTATTCGGTTATGTCCTGGAGATAGGCGGAGCCACTGAGAGCTACTGGTGCCCTATAAAGCATGCCCGTAGAGTAAAAAGACCGCACCCCTTCTATCACCGTTTTATAGATTATGGAGACGCGGAAGGTTTCCGCGAAAGGATGTCGAGACTGCGGAGAGGTATTTTCGATTTCTAGTTGCTGTCAGTTACCTGCGGTTTTCTATTCCCCCATGACCTTTATGATCACCCTCTTTTTGCGCTGGCCGTCGAACTCGGCGTAATAGACCCTCTGCCACGGTCCGAAGTCAAGTTTGCCGTCTGTAACGGGGAGGATCACCTGGTGATGCACCAACAGGGATTTCAGGTGCGCGTCGCCGTTCGTCTCGCCAGTCCTGTGGTGCATGTAATTGCTTTTGAATGGGGCAAGATCTTCCAGCCATTCGTCGATATCCTGCAACAGGCCCGATTCGTGGTCGTTTACCCATACCCCGGCGGTAATGTGCATGGCGGATACCAGTATCATCCCTTCCGTTATTCCGCTTTTTTTAAGGAGAGATTCAACCTTGTCCGTAATGTCGATATATTCCCTTTTCTTGGAGGTGTTGAACCAGATATGCTCTGTTTGAAATTTCATATTTCCCCGTCCTTTCGCTATGTTTTTTTCGATTATATGGTTTTCCGGCAATCGCTACAATTTATTGATTTCACCCGGTGGATATTGATGGTGCCCGCAATTTCCAGTCTCTTCGGATCGTGGTAATAAAGGAGGGAGCGGATTGGGCAAATTCATTGCTTGGGCCTCCCGTAAATGTTCTAATAATAGAAGGAGTTGTGGATCAATGTTGGAGGCTAATTATGATTCCGCTTAAGGATATTCTCGTGAGCGCCTTGAAATCGGTCAATCTTGAAACTGTCGGCGAATTTGCGCAGATAGAATCGGGATGGAACGAGATAGTAGGGGAGAACCTTTCCAAGGTGGCGCGCCCGGGCAGCCTTAATGATAGAATATTAACAGTGGATGTTTTCGACCCTGCTTTTATGGAGCCGATGGAATATTCAAGGCTAAGGATTCTGCAAAGGATCTCCGAAAAGGGAGGGAGCAGGATAGTCAAGGACATCAGGCTGAGATACAAGGATCGAAAGGATGATAAATGAGAACGGGAATTGGAGAAGAAGGGATGAAGCGTAAAATACCCATGAGATTATTGCTGTCTCTGGCTATTGTTGCCGCTGCTCTCTTTTCACCAGCCTGCGCCAGCACAGGCAAGGTGCAAGAAGCCAAAAAAATTCCGATGAACAGGGAGATCACCCCTGAATTTACCCGGATGACCGCGAGGGCTAATTACCATTTCCTAAAGGCTGAGATGGAACTGCGCGAAAACAAGATCAAGGAAGCGCTTGAAGATTACAGGAAAGTCCTGAATTTCGACAAGGATGCTCTGCCGGTATACCTTGAGATAAGCAGGATACTCCTCCGGATGGGGGATTATAAGGAAGCAACCGAAATGGCCCAGAAGGGGCTGGAGCATGACCCCGAATACCTCCCTCTGCACGCGGTACTGGGGGGGATCTATTCCAGCGCGCAGGATTACGACAGGGCGCTGATCCACTTCCGCAAGGTTGTCGATATGGATCCGGAGAGAACAGACATCAGGCTTTACCTCGCGATTAATTTCATGGAGACAAAGGATTTCAAGAAGGCCGAAAAGGAGCTTCTCGCCCTTTTGAAATATGAACCGGAGAACAGTCTGGGGGTATTCTACCTTGCAAGGGTTTATGTCTCGATGGAGCGGTTCGACAAGGCGGAAGGTTATCTGAAGGATTCGATACGCAGGTATCCCGATTTCATGAAATCGTACGAAACGCTAGGGTGGGTTTATCTAATCCAGAAGAAATACGACCTCGCCTCCGAAATTTACGAAAAATATCTCGATATAAATCCGGGTGACGAAGAGATAAGGGAGAAGCTGGCGAATATCTACCTTTTGAAGAAGTCATACGGTCAGGCGCTCGACATGTACGAACAGCTTGAGGAAAACACGCCGGGTACGGTCGACCTTGCCCTCAAAATGGGAATCCTCCATTTCCAGCAGAAGGAGTATGACAAGGCGCTCGAAAAATTCCAGCTAATTAAACTGAAAGATCCCGCAAACGAAGTTGCGCCATACTATATTGCAAGGATCTATGAAGAGATGGAGATGTATGAAACCTCCATTGAGGAGTGGGAGAAGCTTGCCACTACCGCCGGGGAGAAGGATAGCGTCGACATATTCGTTCACATAGGTTCCATTTATGAAAAGATGGGGGATCTTGCGAAAACCGAGACGATGCTCCTAAAGGCTATTGCGCTGAAGAAGGAGGATCCCGACCTCTACTACATGCTTGGTGTGATCCAGGTGAAAAAGGAGGAGTACGCGGACGCGATAGGAAACATCAAGAAGGCGGTCGAGCTGGAGCCGGACAGGGACGATTTTGTTTTTTACCTCGGTGCGACTTATGAAAAGGTGAAGGATTTCCAGAAAAGCATCGAGGCGATGAAGAAGACGATAGAAATAAATCCGCAACATAGCGACGCTCTGAATTACATAGGTTATCTGTACGCAGAACATGACATGGATCTGGACGAGGCGCTCGGCTACCTGAGGCGGGCGCTGAAACTGGAGCCAAACAACGGCTACTATCTCGACAGCCTCGGCTGGATCTATTACAAGCAGGGTAAGTACAGTAAGGCGCTGAAGGTCCTTTTGCAGGCCGCTGGTACAGTGGAGAAGGGGGACGCCACCATTTTGGAACATCTCGGCGACACGCACTTTGCCATGAAGCAGTACAAGGAGGCGGCTGAGGCGTATGAAGGCTCGCTGAAGGTGAAGGACGATCCCTCCGTGAAAAAGAAACAGCAGAAGGTTCTTGGGTTTATCAAGGGGGGCGGCGGTAAATAGCCTGCAATCGCTTGCCACAGTTCCAGGTTTCACCCCTTCCAATTTCTGAAATCAATTAATTGACGAGCAACAACCAATGAAAACTTTCGCGCCATCTACCGGACTTCTGATGAACCGGGCAGAGACCATCTGCCGCATTTCTTCCTTTCTCCTCTTAATAATGCTGGCGGTTTCTTCATGTGCTACTTCTCCTGCGAAGGATCAGGCGCCCGAAGGATCGGCAATGACGGTATTGCTTGAGAAGAATCGATATGTACAATCCGTAAAGATGTCCGGCAGTGTCTCTCTTAAGAACATGAATCTTCCGGTAGATTCCCGCGCGACTATTCTCTTTAAAAGGCCCAATTCATTTCGCGTAACTTTTTTCGATCCGATAGGTACCGCCTGGTTCCTGGCGGTGTCGAACAGTGAAGAGTTAGGACTGTTCATCCCGTCCGAAGGGAGAAAGGAGATCTGGCCGAGCGGGTCCGAAAAGGGATTGGTGAAGATAGGCCCTCTGAAGATATCCAAGGCCGATTTTCTAAGGTTCATATACCCCGGTCTGGAAGAGCGATGGCTCTGGCAAGGGGGCTCGGCAATGAGGGGGGAGATCCTTTGGGTAAATTTTCCGGAGGCTGAATATAAACTCCGGTTCGACGCTGAGAAGCGGCTGTCAAGAGTGGAGATTACCAGGGAGGGCTCGGCAGACATCTCGGTCTCATATACCTATCGTCCTGATGGCGGCCTTTCGGTCGAGCTTGGAAGTCTTGTGAAATTCGAGTTTGAAAAGATTGAGATCGTTGAAGATATTCCGGCGAATCTGTTCAAAATACCCTCTGCCGCCGCGGGATAACGGCACCACCGGTTTTTGGATGGGTATACGCCGCCATCATTTAACTTGACAATAATTGCGGGTTTTAATACTATCCATTCCGCGTATTGTCTTAACAATATTTTTTTGAGGAGGTTAGTTTTTATGATGTTTAGGGGAATTTTTGTGGCAGTTGTAGCCGCTATATTTGTTACTTTCCTTGCTGGCGCGGCATCGGCCGATGCAGGCGCGGGCGAAAAGGTGTTCCAGGCAAAATGCAAAGCTTGCCACGCCATAACAGACAAGAAAGTGCTTGGACCGGGGCTTGCCGGCACAATGAAAATGCACTCGGAAGAGTGGATGAAAGCTTGGCTTGCCGACCCGCAGAAGACCTGGGAAGACGGCAGCGCTGAAACCAAGGAGCTTATCGACAGGGTAAAGGGAAAGAAAAAGACCAAGATGAAGATCAAGGGTGGCGGACTTAAAGGCGCCGAACTCACAGACGTTATTGATTATATGAAGACCCTTTAATTTTTCAAAAGTCAGAACGGGGAGATGCGGCTTGCCGCGTCTCCCTTTTTTTTTAGTTGCGAGGAGCTCATGCCATGAGGTGGTGGATCGTTTTTCTGTTTGTTGCCGGATCGGCCTTCGGCTGTTCGGGAGAATCGATTACCGCCAGCACCGGCTCCGGGATAGGCCCCAGCGGCAAATCTCTCTTCTTCAGCCGCACCAAGGGGGGATGTTCGGTCTGTCACAAGGTAGCCGATAAAAAACTTGTCGGTCCCGGTCTTGAGCATGTTTCCAAACTCCACAGCAGGGAGTGGCTTGTTCAATGGGTAACCGATCCCGCCAAAGTCTGGGAGGAGAACAGCATGGAAACCGTCGGCATGAAAAAGAGGCTCAACAAAAACAGCCAGGCCGTTACCGCGATGAAAATCATGAATCCGCTTACCAAAGAAGAGATCGAGGCTATCGTCGACTACCTGATGACCCTCTGACAGGCGAAACTGAGCAAGCATATGAAGGTCGGCGTAATCTCCGATTCCCACGACAACGTGCCGGCCGTAAATGCCGCTGTAGATATTCTCAACAGGGAAAAGGTAGATGCGGTGATCCACTGCGGAGATTTCGTGGCCCCCTTCTCGCTCCTTCCGTTTCGAAACCTTGAATGCGGTCTTTTCTATGCCGTTTTCGGCAATAACGACGGGGAAAAAACCGGGTTGATGAAAGTCGCATCGGATAACGGCTGGCAACTCTCACAAGGGCCTTTTGAATTCGAACTGGGGGGTAGGAAAGTTGCCGTCATGCACGAGCCTTTTCATCTGAATGATGTATTAACCCGGAATCCCGATATCGCGCTGTTCGGACATACCCACAGATATGAGAGCAGGAGGGAGGCCGGAACGCTCCTGTTGAATCCGGGGGAGTCGGGGGGATGGCTTACAGGCCGGCAGACCTGCGCGATCCTCGATACCGGCCTGCTGGAAGCCAGGGTAATTGAAATTAACGGGTAAGATTATCCGGCAGAGTCTGCCTCTGCCGGAATGATGTTTGAAAATCTGCCGTTTTGAACCGGGATATCAATCCCTGAAGACGTCATGGCATCCTACACAGCCTCTAAGGATTTTAGCTGTTTTGGTCTGCAATTCCTTCATTGTCGCCGTTGTGGCGCTGTTTGCCACCTCAAGCGCCGTGTCATGCACCTGTTTGTCCATCTCTGGAGCTACTT
This sequence is a window from Nitrospinota bacterium. Protein-coding genes within it:
- a CDS encoding secondary thiamine-phosphate synthase enzyme YjbQ; its protein translation is MKFQTEHIWFNTSKKREYIDITDKVESLLKKSGITEGMILVSAMHITAGVWVNDHESGLLQDIDEWLEDLAPFKSNYMHHRTGETNGDAHLKSLLVHHQVILPVTDGKLDFGPWQRVYYAEFDGQRKKRVIIKVMGE
- a CDS encoding DUF721 domain-containing protein — protein: MIPLKDILVSALKSVNLETVGEFAQIESGWNEIVGENLSKVARPGSLNDRILTVDVFDPAFMEPMEYSRLRILQRISEKGGSRIVKDIRLRYKDRKDDK
- a CDS encoding tetratricopeptide repeat protein, translating into MKRKIPMRLLLSLAIVAAALFSPACASTGKVQEAKKIPMNREITPEFTRMTARANYHFLKAEMELRENKIKEALEDYRKVLNFDKDALPVYLEISRILLRMGDYKEATEMAQKGLEHDPEYLPLHAVLGGIYSSAQDYDRALIHFRKVVDMDPERTDIRLYLAINFMETKDFKKAEKELLALLKYEPENSLGVFYLARVYVSMERFDKAEGYLKDSIRRYPDFMKSYETLGWVYLIQKKYDLASEIYEKYLDINPGDEEIREKLANIYLLKKSYGQALDMYEQLEENTPGTVDLALKMGILHFQQKEYDKALEKFQLIKLKDPANEVAPYYIARIYEEMEMYETSIEEWEKLATTAGEKDSVDIFVHIGSIYEKMGDLAKTETMLLKAIALKKEDPDLYYMLGVIQVKKEEYADAIGNIKKAVELEPDRDDFVFYLGATYEKVKDFQKSIEAMKKTIEINPQHSDALNYIGYLYAEHDMDLDEALGYLRRALKLEPNNGYYLDSLGWIYYKQGKYSKALKVLLQAAGTVEKGDATILEHLGDTHFAMKQYKEAAEAYEGSLKVKDDPSVKKKQQKVLGFIKGGGGK
- a CDS encoding cytochrome c, whose translation is MAVVAAIFVTFLAGAASADAGAGEKVFQAKCKACHAITDKKVLGPGLAGTMKMHSEEWMKAWLADPQKTWEDGSAETKELIDRVKGKKKTKMKIKGGGLKGAELTDVIDYMKTL
- a CDS encoding cytochrome c; the encoded protein is MRWWIVFLFVAGSAFGCSGESITASTGSGIGPSGKSLFFSRTKGGCSVCHKVADKKLVGPGLEHVSKLHSREWLVQWVTDPAKVWEENSMETVGMKKRLNKNSQAVTAMKIMNPLTKEEIEAIVDYLMTL
- a CDS encoding metallophosphoesterase, with product MKVGVISDSHDNVPAVNAAVDILNREKVDAVIHCGDFVAPFSLLPFRNLECGLFYAVFGNNDGEKTGLMKVASDNGWQLSQGPFEFELGGRKVAVMHEPFHLNDVLTRNPDIALFGHTHRYESRREAGTLLLNPGESGGWLTGRQTCAILDTGLLEARVIEING